The Phycisphaeraceae bacterium genome window below encodes:
- a CDS encoding lysylphosphatidylglycerol synthase domain-containing protein — protein MQRLRQHLRTTLVWGLTLALTAWVIVLAWPTLAQALQHAQPAPHLWFIGGLLVLTNFALTGILWWIVHHPLPASKPVSIPTMTGLMVASSLLNLVPGPRLGLLGRSIFLKRIHGILLKDSSLAIGWLLLMTTVIFPLAAIPLLVDPTTGYTLWLIALPLVAWPSAILVHHYVHTATFPAVLACLFLRSAEIMAQALRLLVAARLIGLDLSLETALALSIVGLTTRLAAITPNGLGLTEAAMALSASWLSGFDANQIAAAALIDRAIETTLTILIGLPCMIPIRRAWKLASNDPTHEESTPPATQ, from the coding sequence ATGCAACGCCTCCGACAGCACCTCCGCACCACCCTCGTCTGGGGACTCACCCTCGCCCTCACCGCATGGGTCATCGTCCTCGCATGGCCCACCCTCGCACAAGCCCTCCAGCACGCCCAACCCGCCCCCCACCTCTGGTTCATTGGCGGACTCCTCGTCCTCACCAACTTCGCCCTCACAGGCATCCTCTGGTGGATCGTCCACCACCCCCTACCCGCCTCCAAACCCGTCTCCATCCCCACCATGACCGGCCTCATGGTCGCCAGCTCATTGCTGAACCTTGTTCCAGGCCCCCGCCTCGGACTCCTTGGCCGCTCCATTTTCCTCAAACGAATCCACGGCATCCTCCTCAAAGACTCCTCCCTCGCCATCGGCTGGCTCCTGCTGATGACCACGGTCATCTTCCCGCTCGCCGCCATCCCCCTCCTCGTCGACCCCACCACCGGCTACACCCTCTGGCTTATAGCCCTGCCCCTCGTCGCATGGCCCTCCGCCATCCTCGTCCACCACTACGTCCACACCGCCACCTTCCCCGCTGTCCTCGCCTGCCTCTTCCTCCGCAGCGCCGAGATCATGGCCCAGGCACTCCGCCTCCTCGTCGCCGCCCGTCTCATCGGACTCGACCTCTCCCTCGAAACCGCCCTCGCCCTCAGCATCGTCGGACTCACCACCCGCCTCGCCGCCATCACCCCCAACGGCCTCGGCCTCACCGAAGCCGCCATGGCCCTCTCCGCCTCATGGCTCTCAGGCTTCGACGCCAACCAGATCGCCGCCGCCGCTCTCATCGACCGCGCCATCGAAACCACCCTCACCATCCTCATCGGCCTCCCCTGCATGATCCCCATCCGCCGCGCCTGGAAACTCGCCAGCAACGACCCCACCCACGAAGAATCAACACCCCCCGCCACCCAGTAA
- the sppA gene encoding signal peptide peptidase SppA, producing the protein MTDHPATSGPEQRPPLPHTRPATPPQYAYPEPPRRSGGIFSKIATSLAATLLITSLILNAYLGAIVYSLYAGPTETPYASGDPEQRIVILPIDGAINDTTASSLRESLKSLSANPPKAIVLRITSPGGGITASDQIWNRITQFKTKHPDVPIVASFGSVAASGGYYVAAPADFIMAETTSITGSIGVIATGFTIEDMLDKIGVTPEVIVSTDSTNKDTGSMYRPWTDHDRQVIRGLLDSGYKRFVDVVAQGRAGVLTEEEVRSVATGEIFMAQEALDAKLIDGIGYIDDAIDKAIELAGIPADIKPTVTIIRKKETFNPLGIISSSTPDLNTLLTTQRLRDMATELAMPEVSYRAPIALPSN; encoded by the coding sequence ATGACCGATCACCCGGCAACGTCCGGCCCAGAACAACGCCCGCCCCTCCCACACACACGCCCCGCCACACCACCCCAGTACGCCTACCCAGAGCCGCCGCGACGCTCAGGCGGGATCTTCTCCAAGATCGCCACCTCACTCGCCGCCACCCTCCTCATCACCTCACTCATCCTCAACGCCTACCTCGGCGCCATCGTCTACTCCCTCTACGCCGGACCCACCGAAACACCCTACGCCTCCGGCGACCCCGAACAACGCATCGTCATCCTCCCCATCGACGGCGCCATCAACGACACCACCGCCTCATCGCTCCGCGAATCCCTCAAGTCCCTCTCCGCCAACCCGCCCAAGGCCATCGTCCTCCGCATCACCTCGCCCGGCGGCGGAATCACCGCCTCCGACCAGATCTGGAACCGGATCACCCAGTTCAAAACCAAACACCCCGACGTCCCCATCGTCGCCTCCTTCGGATCCGTCGCCGCCTCAGGCGGATACTACGTCGCAGCCCCCGCCGACTTCATCATGGCCGAAACCACCTCCATCACCGGCAGCATCGGCGTCATTGCCACCGGCTTCACCATCGAAGACATGCTCGACAAAATAGGCGTAACCCCCGAAGTCATCGTTTCCACCGACTCCACCAACAAAGACACCGGATCCATGTACCGCCCCTGGACCGACCACGACCGCCAGGTCATCCGCGGACTCCTCGACTCCGGATACAAACGCTTCGTCGACGTCGTCGCCCAGGGACGCGCCGGCGTCCTCACCGAAGAAGAAGTCCGCTCGGTCGCCACCGGCGAAATCTTCATGGCTCAGGAAGCACTCGACGCCAAACTCATCGACGGCATCGGATACATCGACGACGCCATCGACAAAGCCATCGAACTCGCCGGCATCCCCGCCGATATCAAACCCACCGTCACCATCATCCGCAAAAAAGAAACCTTCAACCCCCTCGGCATCATCTCCTCCTCAACACCCGACCTCAACACCCTCCTAACCACCCAACGACTCCGCGACATGGCCACCGAACTCGCCATGCCCGAAGTCAGCTACCGAGCCCCCATCGCACTCCCCTCCAACTAA
- a CDS encoding LarC family nickel insertion protein, translating into MARHLHFDPFSGIAGDMALGALVHLGVDLKAVDEPLQALGFEPGFHLHATAVSRHGIGAIDLKVHTPATPLHQEQAGEKSVHQGEHAHEHSHSHSHSHAHGEHSHSHEHSHEHGHSHTHGHSQDHSHGHEHHHRTAKDILHLIGHLDASERVKERARAVTRKLAEAEGRVHGMPAEEVHFHEVGAVDSIVDMLGVALALEALGVETMSCGPLPLSRGYVRCAHGLMPVPAPATAYLMEGLPTVGVDRTGELVTPTGAAIVAALCSSFGPTPAMTVVGVGYGAGDREDPKVPNLLRAYLGETA; encoded by the coding sequence ATGGCGCGACACCTCCACTTCGACCCGTTCAGCGGCATCGCCGGGGATATGGCCCTGGGAGCGCTGGTTCATCTTGGCGTAGACCTCAAGGCGGTGGATGAGCCGCTGCAGGCCCTGGGGTTTGAGCCGGGTTTTCACCTGCACGCGACGGCCGTGAGCCGGCACGGGATCGGGGCGATCGACCTGAAGGTCCACACCCCCGCCACCCCCCTGCACCAGGAGCAGGCTGGTGAGAAGAGTGTTCATCAGGGTGAGCACGCGCACGAGCACAGTCATTCTCATTCGCACTCTCATGCGCATGGTGAGCACTCGCATTCGCATGAGCACAGCCATGAGCATGGTCATTCTCATACGCATGGGCACTCACAGGACCATTCGCATGGACATGAGCATCATCACCGGACGGCGAAGGACATTCTGCATCTGATTGGTCATCTGGATGCGTCGGAGCGGGTGAAGGAGCGGGCGCGGGCGGTTACGCGGAAGTTGGCGGAGGCGGAGGGGAGGGTGCATGGGATGCCTGCGGAGGAGGTGCACTTTCATGAGGTGGGTGCGGTGGATTCGATCGTGGACATGTTGGGGGTGGCGTTGGCGTTGGAGGCGTTGGGGGTGGAGACGATGTCGTGCGGTCCGCTGCCGTTGTCGCGGGGTTATGTGCGTTGTGCGCATGGGTTGATGCCGGTGCCGGCGCCGGCGACGGCTTATCTGATGGAGGGTTTGCCGACGGTGGGGGTTGATCGGACGGGTGAGTTGGTGACGCCTACGGGCGCTGCGATCGTGGCGGCGTTGTGTTCGTCGTTTGGGCCGACGCCAGCGATGACGGTGGTGGGTGTGGGGTATGGGGCTGGCGATCGTGAGGACCCGAAGGTTCCGAATCTGCTGCGGGCTTATCTGGGTGAGACGGCGTAG
- a CDS encoding M48 family metalloprotease codes for MPLYALALFVVLMGYDSLGVGGGAPEAWAWGVSIGLKVLVGLAWWRVCRGVCLRWSQPGLQGALKRMFRFADVYGGLAVVLFAGDLWMGLLSGLRGWLGDLVLVDELLVLMPTLALLAWRWVPYHAVDGWLREAALGRRLMEGKPVYPTPSIERYVLDQVRHQLGPVLLPVLLILGWLEVLNLMRVESVEGMALLVGGVVVIMALAAPMIVMMWRTRRVPEGELREDLVALCRDARVRAGSFRLWITEGSMANAAVLGIVWPFRYLLISDTILDHLRKEEVVGVLAHEVAHVRERHAVWLGAGTLVIAVVGETLVRVSPWGERLNAIAGMAELGAWEVGVLFGATAAVMVLWWLGTGYLSRRFERQADAAGAKALSRRLDPGAVVVNGEASVVMAAALDQVAALNGMSTTRFMWRHGSIRERQVHLRSLAGQPMDGLAIDRTVNWLRVAIVVVGVGLGVVWWGMGV; via the coding sequence ATGCCGTTGTATGCGCTGGCGCTGTTTGTTGTGCTGATGGGGTATGACAGTCTGGGGGTGGGGGGTGGTGCGCCTGAGGCGTGGGCTTGGGGTGTGTCGATCGGGTTGAAGGTGTTGGTGGGGTTGGCGTGGTGGCGGGTGTGTCGCGGGGTTTGTCTGCGGTGGAGCCAGCCGGGGTTGCAGGGGGCACTGAAGCGGATGTTCAGGTTTGCGGATGTTTACGGGGGGCTGGCGGTGGTGTTGTTTGCGGGGGATTTGTGGATGGGGTTGCTGTCGGGGTTGCGTGGATGGCTGGGGGACCTGGTGTTGGTGGATGAGTTGTTGGTGTTGATGCCTACGTTGGCGTTGCTAGCGTGGCGTTGGGTGCCTTATCACGCGGTGGACGGGTGGTTGCGGGAGGCGGCGCTGGGTCGGCGGCTGATGGAGGGGAAGCCGGTGTATCCGACGCCTTCGATCGAGCGTTATGTGTTGGATCAGGTGCGGCATCAGTTGGGGCCGGTGTTGCTGCCGGTGTTGCTGATTCTGGGTTGGCTGGAGGTGTTGAATCTGATGCGGGTGGAGTCGGTGGAGGGGATGGCGCTGTTGGTGGGCGGGGTGGTGGTGATTATGGCGCTGGCGGCGCCGATGATTGTGATGATGTGGCGGACGCGGCGGGTGCCGGAGGGTGAGTTGCGGGAGGACCTGGTGGCGCTGTGTCGTGATGCGCGGGTGCGGGCGGGGTCGTTTCGGTTGTGGATCACGGAGGGGTCGATGGCGAATGCGGCGGTGCTGGGGATTGTGTGGCCGTTTCGTTATCTGCTGATCTCGGACACGATTCTGGATCATCTGCGGAAGGAGGAGGTGGTGGGTGTGTTGGCGCACGAGGTGGCGCATGTTCGGGAGCGTCATGCGGTGTGGTTGGGGGCGGGGACGCTGGTTATTGCCGTGGTGGGTGAGACGCTGGTGCGGGTGTCGCCTTGGGGGGAGCGGTTGAATGCGATCGCGGGGATGGCCGAGTTGGGGGCGTGGGAGGTGGGGGTGCTGTTTGGTGCGACGGCGGCGGTGATGGTGTTGTGGTGGCTGGGGACGGGTTATCTGTCGCGGCGTTTTGAGCGTCAGGCGGATGCGGCGGGGGCGAAGGCGTTGTCGCGGCGGCTGGACCCGGGTGCGGTGGTGGTGAACGGGGAGGCGAGTGTGGTGATGGCGGCGGCGCTGGATCAGGTGGCGGCGCTCAATGGGATGAGCACGACGCGGTTCATGTGGCGGCACGGGTCGATCCGGGAGCGGCAGGTGCATCTGCGGTCGCTGGCGGGTCAGCCGATGGATGGGTTGGCGATTGACCGGACGGTGAACTGGTTGCGGGTGGCGATTGTGGTGGTGGGGGTTGGGTTGGGGGTGGTGTGGTGGGGGATGGGTGTGTGA
- the dapF gene encoding diaminopimelate epimerase gives MRFIKMHGLGNDYVYVNGFVEAGVEGLDLPALARAISDRHRGVGSDGLIVALPPTAAGVAGGAVARMRMFNIDGSEGDMCGNGLRCLVKLVFDEGVCRERAMKIETGNGVLDVEVEVGMDGKAARVRVDMAPPTFLAGEVPLDPERLERVDEVTWKFPATEPAGVAGVEFVGVNTGNPHAVVFVEGVAALEAVDVAGLGRVMEHHAAFPRRANVHWAAVCGGGRVVVRHWERGSGVTQACGTGATAVVVAGVVTGRLGRAVTAVLPGGELEVAWEGAGRSAWMMGEAVEVFRGAWG, from the coding sequence ATGCGGTTTATCAAGATGCACGGGCTGGGGAATGATTACGTGTACGTGAACGGGTTCGTGGAGGCGGGGGTGGAGGGGCTGGACCTGCCAGCGTTGGCGCGGGCGATCAGCGATCGGCATCGGGGGGTGGGGTCGGATGGACTCATTGTGGCGCTCCCTCCTACCGCTGCGGGGGTTGCGGGGGGGGCGGTCGCGCGGATGCGGATGTTCAACATTGATGGGAGTGAGGGGGACATGTGCGGGAACGGGCTGCGGTGCCTGGTGAAGCTGGTGTTTGATGAGGGGGTGTGTCGTGAGCGGGCGATGAAGATCGAGACGGGCAACGGGGTGCTGGATGTTGAGGTTGAGGTGGGCATGGACGGGAAGGCGGCGCGCGTGAGGGTCGACATGGCCCCCCCCACCTTTTTGGCGGGAGAGGTGCCGCTTGATCCCGAGAGGCTGGAGCGGGTGGATGAGGTGACGTGGAAGTTTCCAGCAACCGAGCCTGCGGGTGTGGCGGGGGTGGAGTTTGTGGGGGTGAACACGGGGAACCCGCACGCGGTGGTTTTTGTTGAGGGCGTGGCGGCTTTAGAAGCGGTCGATGTGGCGGGGCTGGGGCGGGTGATGGAGCATCATGCGGCGTTTCCGCGGCGGGCGAACGTGCACTGGGCGGCGGTGTGTGGGGGGGGTCGGGTGGTGGTGCGTCACTGGGAGCGGGGCTCGGGGGTGACGCAGGCGTGCGGGACGGGGGCGACGGCGGTGGTGGTGGCGGGGGTCGTCACGGGGCGGCTGGGTCGCGCGGTGACGGCGGTGCTGCCGGGGGGGGAGTTGGAGGTTGCGTGGGAGGGGGCGGGGCGGAGTGCTTGGATGATGGGGGAGGCGGTGGAGGTGTTTCGGGGGGCGTGGGGGTGA
- the accC gene encoding acetyl-CoA carboxylase biotin carboxylase subunit, with protein sequence MFSRILIANRGEIAVRIIRAARELGVESVAVYSTADKDSMHVKMADRAICIGPPSPAESYLNIPRIIASAEIANVDAIHPGYGFLAENAHFAEVCRSCNIEFIGPPVDAMQTLGDKVLCKQLAIKNKVPTSPGSKGKIENEDDALKIAHDIGYPVMIKAAAGGGGRGMRVANNDISLRSGLKAAKAEAEAAFGDGTVYVEKFIDRARHVEVQVIGDTHGNVVHLWERDCTMQRRKQKLIEEAPCPVLSRSAADKLCKAAAKLIQAAGYYSAATVEFLMDSKGDFYLMEVNTRVQVEHPVTEMITGVDIVKTQIRVAAGEKLGFSQKDIKINGHAIEARINAEDPDRNFAPCAGPIDHLYLPGGPGVRIDTHAHAGYRVPPNYDSMIAKLIVHAEDRNAAITRLSRALAEFQLGPIATTIPLHARLMKNGNFRKSDVDINFVERLLGL encoded by the coding sequence ATGTTCTCGAGGATCCTCATCGCCAACCGCGGCGAGATCGCCGTCCGCATCATCCGCGCCGCCCGTGAACTCGGCGTCGAGTCCGTCGCCGTCTACTCCACCGCGGACAAAGACTCCATGCACGTCAAAATGGCCGACCGCGCCATCTGCATCGGACCGCCCTCACCCGCCGAGTCCTACCTCAACATCCCCAGAATCATTGCCTCCGCCGAAATCGCCAACGTCGACGCCATCCACCCCGGCTACGGCTTCCTCGCCGAAAACGCACACTTCGCCGAAGTCTGCCGCTCCTGCAACATCGAGTTCATCGGCCCTCCGGTCGACGCCATGCAGACCCTCGGCGACAAAGTCCTCTGCAAACAACTCGCCATCAAAAACAAGGTCCCCACCTCACCCGGCTCCAAAGGCAAAATCGAAAACGAAGACGACGCCCTCAAAATCGCCCACGACATCGGCTACCCCGTCATGATCAAGGCCGCCGCAGGCGGAGGCGGACGAGGCATGCGCGTCGCCAACAACGACATCTCCCTCCGCTCAGGACTCAAAGCCGCCAAGGCCGAGGCCGAAGCCGCCTTCGGCGACGGAACCGTCTACGTCGAAAAGTTCATCGACCGCGCCAGGCACGTCGAAGTCCAGGTCATCGGCGACACCCACGGCAACGTCGTCCACCTCTGGGAACGCGACTGCACCATGCAGCGCCGCAAACAAAAACTCATCGAAGAAGCACCCTGCCCCGTCCTCTCACGATCCGCCGCCGACAAACTCTGCAAAGCCGCCGCCAAACTCATCCAGGCCGCCGGTTACTACTCCGCCGCCACCGTCGAGTTCCTCATGGACTCAAAAGGCGACTTCTACCTCATGGAAGTCAACACCCGCGTCCAGGTCGAACACCCCGTCACCGAAATGATCACCGGCGTCGACATCGTCAAAACCCAGATCCGCGTCGCCGCCGGCGAAAAACTCGGCTTCTCCCAAAAAGACATCAAAATCAACGGCCACGCCATCGAAGCACGCATCAACGCCGAAGACCCCGACCGAAACTTCGCCCCCTGCGCCGGACCCATCGACCACCTCTACCTCCCAGGCGGCCCCGGCGTCCGAATCGACACCCACGCCCACGCCGGCTACCGCGTCCCTCCCAACTACGACTCCATGATCGCCAAACTCATCGTCCACGCCGAAGACCGAAACGCCGCCATCACCCGACTCTCCCGTGCCCTCGCCGAGTTCCAACTCGGCCCCATCGCCACCACCATCCCCCTCCACGCACGACTCATGAAAAACGGCAACTTCCGCAAATCCGACGTCGACATCAACTTCGTCGAACGGTTGCTGGGCTTATGA
- the accB gene encoding acetyl-CoA carboxylase biotin carboxyl carrier protein, with protein sequence MTDLKTLRQLIRMMVENDLTEVDLQGEDGKIKLKRGPGDAPTVQYAAPPPAQTAPAPAAASASGAPAAPAPPAEEAGLITINSPMVGTFYASSSPDAPAFVRAGDKVSPDTVVCLLEAMKVFNEIKAEAAGTVTEILVSNGDAVEFGQPLIKIRPA encoded by the coding sequence ATGACTGACCTCAAAACACTCAGACAGTTGATCCGGATGATGGTCGAAAACGACCTGACCGAAGTCGACCTCCAGGGCGAAGACGGAAAAATCAAACTCAAACGCGGCCCCGGCGACGCCCCAACCGTCCAGTACGCCGCGCCCCCGCCCGCTCAAACCGCTCCCGCGCCCGCCGCAGCCTCGGCTTCCGGAGCACCAGCAGCGCCAGCCCCTCCCGCCGAAGAAGCCGGACTCATCACCATCAACTCACCCATGGTCGGAACCTTCTACGCCTCCTCCAGCCCCGACGCGCCCGCCTTCGTCCGCGCCGGCGACAAGGTCTCACCCGACACCGTCGTCTGCCTCCTCGAAGCCATGAAAGTCTTCAACGAAATCAAGGCCGAAGCCGCCGGTACCGTCACCGAAATCCTCGTGTCCAATGGCGACGCCGTCGAGTTCGGCCAACCCCTCATCAAAATCCGACCCGCCTGA
- a CDS encoding aminopeptidase P family protein, translated as MAARLRKQPAPADQRLAILRDRLAKSKADAILLTQPVDLHYLTGFTGEDSWALVPLRRGKVTLISDRRFEEDIATQAPDAASFMRTESLPAATAKVIAKKRFQHIAFEASQLSVADRNQLAKAARPAKLLPTQLGMMDQRAIKEPSEVDHIRQAIAVQQKAFRDTCKWLKPGRSEVEVAAYLEYRIRIHGGQGVSFSTIVAADDRSSLPHAVPSTRKLKQGGCILFDWGARVNGYCSDMTRVVALGKMTRKIANIYQIVLDAQLAAIDAIAPGVPLAQVDAAARKVIRKAGFAKEFLHSTGHGIGLEIHEEPRLSAKAQGVLQPGHVVTVEPGIYLPGIGGVRIEDDVLVSDNGHQVLSDLPKDLASATL; from the coding sequence ATGGCCGCACGCCTCCGCAAACAACCCGCCCCCGCCGACCAGCGACTCGCCATCCTCCGCGATCGCCTAGCCAAATCCAAAGCCGACGCCATCCTCCTCACCCAACCCGTCGACCTCCACTACCTCACCGGCTTCACCGGCGAAGACTCCTGGGCCCTCGTCCCCCTCCGCCGCGGCAAGGTCACCCTCATCTCCGACCGCCGCTTCGAGGAAGACATCGCCACCCAGGCACCAGACGCCGCCTCCTTCATGCGCACCGAGTCACTCCCCGCCGCCACCGCCAAAGTCATCGCCAAAAAACGCTTCCAACACATCGCCTTCGAAGCCTCACAACTCTCCGTCGCCGACCGCAACCAACTCGCCAAAGCCGCCCGACCCGCCAAGCTCCTCCCCACTCAACTCGGCATGATGGACCAGCGCGCCATCAAAGAACCCTCCGAAGTCGACCACATCCGCCAGGCCATCGCCGTCCAGCAAAAAGCCTTCCGCGACACCTGCAAATGGCTCAAACCCGGCCGCTCCGAGGTCGAAGTCGCCGCTTACCTCGAATACCGCATCCGCATCCACGGCGGCCAAGGCGTCTCCTTCTCCACCATCGTCGCCGCAGACGACCGCTCCTCCCTACCCCACGCCGTCCCATCAACCCGCAAGCTCAAACAGGGCGGTTGCATCCTTTTTGACTGGGGGGCCAGAGTCAACGGCTACTGCTCTGATATGACCCGCGTCGTCGCCCTCGGCAAGATGACACGCAAGATCGCCAACATCTACCAGATCGTCCTCGACGCCCAGCTCGCCGCCATCGACGCCATCGCCCCAGGCGTCCCCCTCGCCCAGGTCGATGCCGCCGCCCGCAAAGTCATCCGCAAAGCCGGCTTCGCCAAAGAGTTCCTCCACTCCACCGGCCACGGCATCGGACTCGAAATCCACGAAGAACCACGACTCTCCGCCAAAGCCCAAGGCGTCCTCCAGCCCGGACACGTCGTCACCGTCGAACCCGGCATCTACCTCCCCGGCATAGGCGGGGTCCGCATCGAAGACGACGTCCTCGTGTCCGATAACGGCCACCAGGTCCTCTCCGACTTGCCCAAAGACCTCGCTTCCGCGACCCTTTAG
- the hisI gene encoding phosphoribosyl-AMP cyclohydrolase, with protein sequence MADSDREKGSALNLKLNDQGLIPAILQDHDTGDVLMMAWMNQDALRQTLESGKATFYSRSRDKTWVKGESSGHTQQVVEARIDCDQDTILLRCKSHGPACHVGYQTCFYRSVSPEGLTFVEKPVFDPDNVYKK encoded by the coding sequence ATGGCCGACTCCGACCGCGAAAAAGGCTCCGCCCTCAACCTCAAACTCAACGACCAGGGCCTCATCCCCGCCATCCTCCAGGATCACGACACCGGCGATGTCCTGATGATGGCCTGGATGAACCAAGACGCCCTCCGCCAGACCCTCGAATCCGGCAAAGCCACCTTCTACTCGCGCTCCCGCGACAAAACCTGGGTCAAAGGCGAATCCTCCGGACACACCCAGCAGGTCGTCGAGGCACGCATCGACTGCGACCAGGACACCATCCTCCTCCGCTGCAAATCCCACGGACCCGCCTGCCACGTCGGATACCAGACCTGCTTCTACCGCTCGGTCTCACCTGAGGGCCTCACCTTCGTTGAAAAACCCGTCTTCGACCCCGACAACGTCTACAAGAAATAA
- a CDS encoding DUF1844 domain-containing protein: MADGEEAPKIIIDSDWKAQAQADKQKLAEQAKAKESEKGAGAAGAPGGPEGIPPASFETLLSSIATQALMSLGAFMDRRTGQPIPADLEVAKFHIDLLGVLEEKTKGNLSKEESEILTGTLHELRSHFVQQATGGAGAGGGATGGAGGGIPNANLDGGLGMPPGMGGLGGP, translated from the coding sequence ATGGCTGACGGTGAGGAAGCCCCGAAGATCATCATTGATAGTGACTGGAAGGCTCAGGCTCAGGCTGACAAACAGAAGCTGGCTGAGCAGGCGAAGGCTAAGGAGAGTGAGAAGGGAGCGGGTGCGGCGGGCGCTCCCGGGGGGCCAGAGGGGATCCCGCCTGCGAGTTTTGAGACGCTGCTATCGAGTATTGCGACACAGGCGTTGATGTCGCTGGGGGCGTTTATGGATCGTCGGACGGGTCAGCCGATTCCGGCTGATCTGGAGGTGGCGAAGTTTCATATTGATTTGCTTGGCGTGCTGGAGGAGAAGACGAAGGGGAACCTGAGCAAAGAGGAGTCGGAGATCCTGACGGGTACGTTGCATGAGTTGCGGTCGCACTTTGTGCAGCAGGCTACGGGCGGGGCTGGAGCGGGTGGTGGCGCTACGGGCGGAGCCGGTGGCGGGATTCCGAACGCGAACCTGGACGGTGGTTTGGGGATGCCGCCTGGTATGGGTGGGCTTGGGGGGCCGTGA